Proteins encoded together in one Prunus dulcis chromosome 3, ALMONDv2, whole genome shotgun sequence window:
- the LOC117622233 gene encoding pentatricopeptide repeat-containing protein At4g21300: MYKKVICPIYKHFIPITSQRSKSVHTDCKYLLNLEGAVASQFASILQACSDHSLIQQGRQVHAHAICSGLVKNSLVGTKILGMYFLCGSIVDAKNIFYQLDLQYTLPWNWMIRGFTMMGYFEFALLFYFKMLGSGISPDKYTFPSVIKACGGVNNVRLGKAIYDTIQFMGFGVDIFVGSSLIQLYVDNGCIHDAWCLFVEMPHKDCVLWNVMLHGYVKNGESKNAVGMFLEMRNSEIKPNAVTFACILSVCASEAMIGFGTQLHGLIVACGLELDSPVANTLLAMYSKCQCLSEARKLFDMMPRTDLVTWNGMISGYIQNGFMVEASRLFQAMISSSVKPDSITFASFLPSVAELASLKQGKEIHGYIVRHCVPLDVFLKSALIDVYFKCRNVDMARKIFNQSTRTDVVMCTAMISGLVLNGMNNDALEIFRWLLKEKMRPNSLTLASVLPACAGLVALKLGKELHGNILKHGLDGRLHLGSALXDMYAKSGRLDLAHQVFERMFERDTICWNSMITSYSQNGKPEXAIDIFRQMGMAXXXXDCVSISAALSACANLPALHYGKEIHGFMIRSAFSSDLFAESALIDVYAKCGNLVLARRVFDMMEEKNEVSWNSIISAYGSHGCLKDSLVLFREMLGNGILPDHVTFLGILSACGHAGQVDDGIFYFHCMIEEYGIPARLEHYACMVDLFGRAGRLSEAFETIKSMPFSPDSGVWGTLLGACRVHGNVELAEEASRHLFDVEPQNSGYYILLSNIHADAGKWGSVLKVRSLMKERGIQKVPGYSWIEVNNNTHMFVAADGSHPQSAQIYSMLKSLLLELRKEGYNPQPYLPTHPQTSGM; the protein is encoded by the coding sequence ATGTACAAGAAAGTTATATGTCCAATCTATAAACATTTCATACCCATTACATCACAAAGATCCAAGTCCGTACATACAGACTGCAAATACTTACTTAATCTGGAAGGGGCAGTGGCAAGCCAGTTTGCTTCAATCTTGCAAGCTTGTAGTGATCATTCTCTTATCCAACAAGGTAGACAAGTTCATGCACATGCTATTTGCAGTGGACTTGTAAAAAACAGCCTTGTCGGTACAAAGATTTTGGGTATGTATTTTCTCTGTGGGAGCATTGTGGATGCTAAGAACATCTTTTATCAGCTTGATTTGCAATATACTTTGCCTTGGAACTGGATGATTAGAGGGTTTACTATGATGGGTTACTTTGAGTTTGCCTTGCTGTTTTACTTTAAGATGTTGGGTTCTGGAATTTCACCTGACAAGTACACTTTTCCAAGTGTAATTAAAGCTTGTGGTGGTGTGAATAATGTAAGATTGGGTAAAGCAATCTATGATACCATCCAGTTTATGGGTTTTGGAGTGGATATATTTGTGGGTAGTTCTTTGATTCAATTGTATGTGGACAATGGTTGTATCCATGATGCATGGTGCTTGTTTGTTGAAATGCCTCACAAAGATTGTGTTTTATGGAATGTCATGCTTCATGGTTATGTTAAAAATGGAGAATCGAAGAATGCTGTTGGAATGTTCTTGGAAATGAGAAATAGTGAAATTAAGCCCAATGCAGTGACGTTCGCTTGCATTTTGTCTGTTTGTGCCTCAGAAGCTATGATTGGTTTTGGTACTCAGCTTCATGGGCTAATTGTTGCTTGTGGGTTGGAGTTGGATTCTCCAGTGGCTAATACATTGTTAGCAATGTATTCAAAATGCCAGTGCTTGTCTGAGGCCCGCAAATTGTTTGATATGATGCCACGAACTGATTTAGTGACATGGAACGGAATGATATCTGGCTATATACAAAATGGGTTTATGGTTGAGGCTTCACGCTTGTTTCAAGCGATGATTTCTTCTAGTGTCAAACCAGACTCAATCACATTTGCAAGTTTTCTACCATCGGTTGCTGAACTGGCTAGCCTCAAGCAAGGTAAGGAAATTCACGGTTACATTGTAAGACATTGTGTGCCTTTGGATGTGTTCTTGAAAAGTGCACTGATTGATGTATACTTCAAGTGCAGGAATGTGGATATGGCACgcaaaattttcaaccaaagCACCAGAACTGATGTTGTCATGTGCACTGCTATGATTTCAGGGCTCGTTCTCAATGGGATGAATAATGATGCATTGGAAATTTTTAGATGGTTACTTAAAGAGAAAATGCGACCGAATTCTCTAACCTTGGCAAGTGTTTTACCAGCTTGTGCTGGTTTGGTTGCTCTGAAATTGGGAAAGGAATTGCATGGAAACATCCTCAAGCATGGGCTTGACGGAAGGCTCCATCTGGGAAGTGCGCTTANAGACATGTATGCAAAATCTGGAAGATTGGATCTTGCTCATCAAGTTTTTGAAAGAATGTTTGAAAGGGACACCATTTGTTGGAACTCAATGATAACAAGCTATTCCCAGAATGGCAAGCCAGAAGANGCCATTGATATATTTCGTCAAATGGGGATGGCANNNNNNNNNNATGACTGTGTAAGCATTTCAGCTGCTCTTTCTGCTTGTGCAAACTTACCGGCACTTCATTATGGGAAAGAGATTCATGGTTTCATGATTAGAAGTGCATTTAGCTCTGATCTGTTTGCTGAGAGTGCACTGATAGACGTGTATGCCAAATGTGGAAACTTAGTTCTTGCTCGCCGTGTGTTTGACATGATGGAAGAGAAGAATGAAGTTTCCTGGAACAGCATTATTTCTGCTTATGGGAGTCACGGTTGCCTTAAGGATTCTCTTGTCCTGTTTCGTGAAATGTTGGGTAATGGGATCCTGCCTGATCATGTCACCTTTCTTGGTATATTATCTGCTTGTGGCCATGCAGGCCAAGTGGATGATGGAATTTTCTACTTCCATTGCATGATTGAGGAATATGGGATCCCAGCTAGGTTGGAGCATTATGCTTGCATGGTAGATCTATTTGGGCGTGCTGGACGTTTAAGTGAAGCATTTGAAACAATAAAGAGCATGCCATTCTCCCCAGATTCTGGTGTCTGGGGAACATTGCTTGGAGCTTGTCGGGTCCATGGCAATGTTGAGCTTGCTGAAGAGGCATCAAGACATCTTTTTGACGTAGAACCACAAAATTCTGGGTATTATATACTACTCTCAAATATACATGCTGATGCTGGAAAATGGGGGAGTGTGCTTAAGGTTAGAAGTTTGATGAAGGAAAGAGGAATTCAGAAGGTTCCTGGGTACAGTTGGATCGAGGTTAACAACAACACTCATATGTTTGTTGCAGCAGATGGAAGTCACCCACAGTCTGCTCAGATATATTCAATGCTcaagagtcttcttcttgaACTGAGAAAAGAGGGTTATAATCCTCAACCCTATCTTCCTACACATCCACAAACATCGGGGATGTAA
- the LOC117621754 gene encoding serine/threonine-protein phosphatase 6 regulatory ankyrin repeat subunit B-like, protein MADKELLAATNEDIAASISIADDEDDGVDLPSLASDQLLSRKAVVLDLPMYQKDALIDIKFGLYHGNGEIPNVTKPSEEFDGGLLEQTDGDEDSSSLRLYQQLYGYATQGKIDSFKDTIERKLEADEVHDPNARVRLLSRLSPHKNTFLHIAASFGHAKLAAEIIHLHKPLLFEKNFEGDTALHITAKAGDLDTANTLLREALGAENADEVFMLLTLINDAQNTPLHEALIHGHQSVAKCLIEAYPAFTYLINKEEKSPLYLAAEEGFDEIVKLINKKAVEKKPEVCVNGKSPLHAAILGHRNNGTETFESPKDEKGRTPLHCAASIGYLEGVRFLLGRRLSDSHQMDHGGNFPIHSASSKGHIKIVKELLRHCPDSKELKNI, encoded by the exons ATGGCAGACAAAGAGCTGCTTGCGGCCACCAATGAGGACATAGCTGCAAGCATCAGCATAGCTGACGACGAAGATGACGGCGTGGACCTCCCAAGCTTGGCTAGTGATCAGCTCCTGTCCCGCAAAGCAGTGGTCCTCGATCTGCCCATGTACCAAAAAGACGCTTTGATAGATATAAAATTTGGTTTATATCATGGCAATGGGGAGATACCAAATGTAACAAAACCATCAGAGGAATTCGATGGAGGACTCCTTGAGCAAACAGACGGTGATGAAGATTCAAGTAGCTTGCGCTTGTACCAGCAGTTGTACGGCTACGCAACTCAGGGCAAGATAGATAGCTTTAAGGACACCATTGAAAGGAAGCTTGAGGCAGATGAAGTACACGATCCCAACGCTCGCGTTCGGCTTCTGTCTCGACTAAGCCCTCATAAGAACACATTCCTTCACATAGCTGCAAGTTTCGGGCATGCCAAACTAGCAGCCGAGATCATACACCTTCACAAACCCCTTTTGTTTGAGAAAAACTTTGAGGGCGACACTGCGCTTCATATTACGGCCAAAGCCGGGGATTTAGATACAGCAAACACTCTTCTCCGTGAAGCCCTAGGCGCTGAAAATGCTGATGAGGTATTCATGTTGCTGACCTTGATAAATGATGCGCAAAACACCCCCTTGCATGAGGCCCTGATTCATGGTCACCAATCAGTAGCAAAGTGTTTGATAGAGGCCTATCCTGCCTTTACTTATCTTATTAATAAGGAAGAAAAGTCCCCTTTGTATCTGGCCGCTGAGGAAGGGTTTGATGAGATCGTGAAactaataaacaaaaaagcagTTGAGAAAAAGCCAGAAGTTTGTGTGAATGGCAAGTCTCCGTTGCATGCTGCAATTCTAGGCCACCGGAACAATGGCACC GAAACGTTTGAGAGCCCAAAAGATGAGAAGGGGAGGACTCCACTACATTGTGCAGCATCAATTGGTTACCTGGAAGGGGTTCGTTTCTTATTAGGCAGACGCCTCTCCGATTCTCATCAAATGGATCATGGCGGCAACTTTCCAATCCATTCAGCATCAAGCAAAGGTCATATCAAGATTGTTAAAGAGCTGCTTCGACATTGTCCCGATTCAAAGGAATTGAAGAACATTTAG